A window of the Rhodoferax sp. GW822-FHT02A01 genome harbors these coding sequences:
- a CDS encoding 3-hydroxylacyl-ACP dehydratase → MPMSPPPGPAPYLPNRDWIAAHIPHQGDMCLLDAVEQWDETDIVCRASSHNSPDNPLRSQQGLGICIGIEYAAQAMAVHGALLAGTDRAPGSGYLASVRNVEWTQPQLNTAGEDLHIRAQRISGNEGSFLYAFSIHAGTRQLLSGRASVLQATASANPLF, encoded by the coding sequence ATGCCAATGAGCCCCCCTCCTGGGCCTGCACCCTACCTGCCAAACAGGGACTGGATTGCCGCCCATATCCCACATCAGGGTGATATGTGCCTGCTCGACGCGGTCGAGCAATGGGATGAGACCGACATCGTGTGCCGCGCCAGCAGCCACAATAGCCCGGACAACCCGCTACGCAGCCAGCAAGGGCTGGGCATCTGTATCGGCATCGAATATGCGGCCCAGGCCATGGCGGTGCATGGGGCACTGCTGGCAGGAACCGACCGCGCCCCCGGTAGCGGATACCTGGCCAGTGTGCGCAACGTGGAGTGGACACAGCCCCAACTGAACACGGCGGGTGAAGATCTGCATATTCGAGCGCAGCGAATTTCCGGCAACGAAGGCAGTTTCTTATATGCCTTCAGCATCCACGCCGGGACACGACAGCTGCTGAGCGGACGTGCCAGCGTGCTGCAGGCAACGGCCTCGGCCAACCCACTTTTTTGA
- the dnaQ gene encoding DNA polymerase III subunit epsilon, producing MRQIFLDTETTGLYADQGDRVIEIGCVELVNRKLTGNNLHLYLNPGRESHEEALKVHGITSEFLKDKPKFQEVAQQFLDYVKDAEVIIHNAAFDIGFLNAELSLLKLPLFKEHVSGVIDTLVMAKEMFPGKRNSLDALCDRLEVDNSGRTLHGALLDAELLADVYINMTRGQDALLMDAGEPAEQTGIVVEKVDFSRLDLPVLAANPQELTAHLELIQQIDKASGGKAIWKEAA from the coding sequence ATGCGTCAAATTTTTCTGGATACCGAAACGACTGGCCTGTACGCCGATCAGGGCGATCGCGTGATTGAAATCGGTTGCGTGGAGCTGGTCAACCGCAAGCTCACCGGCAACAACCTGCACCTGTACCTGAACCCGGGCCGCGAAAGCCACGAAGAGGCACTCAAGGTGCACGGCATCACGTCCGAGTTCCTCAAGGACAAGCCCAAGTTTCAAGAGGTGGCGCAACAGTTCCTCGACTACGTGAAAGATGCCGAAGTCATCATTCACAACGCGGCGTTTGACATTGGCTTTTTGAACGCTGAACTCAGCCTGCTCAAGCTCCCGTTGTTCAAGGAGCATGTGTCCGGTGTGATCGACACGCTGGTCATGGCCAAGGAGATGTTTCCTGGCAAGCGCAACAGCCTGGACGCCTTGTGTGATCGCCTGGAAGTCGATAACTCCGGACGGACGTTGCACGGCGCGCTGCTGGATGCAGAACTGCTCGCGGATGTGTACATCAACATGACGCGCGGTCAGGATGCCTTGCTCATGGATGCCGGTGAGCCAGCCGAGCAGACCGGCATCGTCGTGGAGAAGGTTGACTTCAGCCGACTGGATCTGCCCGTGCTTGCCGCAAACCCGCAGGAGCTCACCGCCCACCTGGAGTTGATCCAGCAAATTGACAAAGCCAGCGGCGGAAAAGCGATTTGGAAAGAAGCGGCCTGA
- a CDS encoding beta-ketoacyl-[acyl-carrier-protein] synthase family protein has protein sequence MSSLCLTAFTMTSALGAGLDATRLALRSRRSGLRPGPWRDVALQTCIGEVDGLDQMALSANLAAYDSRNNRLAQLALAQDGFSDHVQRAITRYGQQRIGVFLGTSTSAILSSELAYRQRDPHSGALPEGTPYQTTHNMYSVADFVRRRLGLQGPACVVSTACSSSAKVFGMARRMMSAGLIDAALVGGVDSLCYTTLYGFHSLQLLSGQPSRPFDVERDGISIGEGAAFALLERESLAQAGDVLLTGVGESSDAHHMSAPHPQGLGAQLAMQKALTMAGLQADQIDYINLHGTSTPGNDSAEDKAVCALFGQQTVCSSTKGHTGHTLGAAGAIEAVVCALALQDGFAPGGVGTQVLDPALHCNYLLTNLDQPMQHVLSNSFGFGGSNCSLVFSLKSV, from the coding sequence GTGTCTTCCCTTTGCCTCACGGCCTTCACCATGACCAGCGCGCTGGGTGCCGGATTGGACGCCACGCGCCTGGCTCTGCGCAGCCGGCGTTCCGGCCTGCGACCTGGCCCCTGGCGAGACGTGGCACTGCAAACTTGCATCGGTGAGGTCGATGGCCTCGACCAGATGGCCTTGAGCGCGAATCTGGCCGCGTACGACAGCCGCAACAACCGACTGGCGCAACTGGCGTTGGCGCAGGACGGATTCAGCGACCATGTGCAGCGCGCCATCACCCGCTATGGGCAACAACGGATCGGCGTGTTTCTGGGCACAAGCACCTCTGCCATCCTGAGCTCCGAGCTGGCTTACCGGCAGCGCGACCCGCACAGCGGTGCCTTGCCCGAAGGTACGCCTTACCAGACCACCCACAACATGTACTCGGTTGCCGACTTTGTGCGGCGACGCCTGGGCCTGCAAGGCCCGGCCTGCGTCGTTTCCACCGCCTGCTCCTCCAGCGCCAAAGTGTTTGGCATGGCCCGGCGCATGATGTCCGCTGGCCTGATCGACGCGGCGCTGGTCGGTGGCGTCGATTCGCTGTGCTACACCACGCTGTACGGGTTCCACTCCCTGCAGCTGCTGTCCGGGCAGCCCAGCCGGCCTTTTGACGTGGAACGCGATGGCATTTCAATTGGCGAAGGTGCGGCCTTTGCACTGCTGGAACGTGAAAGCCTGGCACAGGCAGGCGATGTGCTACTCACTGGCGTCGGGGAGTCCAGCGATGCACACCATATGTCGGCACCGCATCCGCAGGGCCTGGGGGCGCAACTGGCCATGCAAAAGGCACTGACCATGGCGGGTCTGCAGGCAGACCAGATCGACTACATCAATTTGCATGGGACCTCCACGCCCGGCAACGATTCGGCAGAGGACAAAGCAGTGTGTGCGCTGTTCGGTCAGCAGACTGTCTGCAGCTCCACCAAAGGCCATACCGGCCACACACTGGGTGCAGCAGGCGCCATCGAGGCGGTGGTCTGCGCCCTGGCGCTGCAAGATGGTTTTGCACCGGGCGGTGTTGGCACCCAGGTGCTGGACCCGGCTTTGCATTGCAACTACCTGCTGACCAACCTGGATCAGCCCATGCAGCATGTGCTGAGCAATTCCTTCGGCTTTGGCGGCAGCAACTGCAGCCTGGTGTTTTCCTTGAAGTCCGTATGA
- a CDS encoding beta-ketoacyl synthase chain length factor — protein MSTLSIHVDGIGLFGPGLSGWSTAVPVLTGEQAYVPAPMQLPPLDALPAAERRRVGTAVKLALSIGFDAVRGAGADAAQLATVFSSSAGDCDNCHNLLEALASADRSVSPTRFHNSVHNAASGYWSIATGCMAPSTSLSAFDATFAAALLEAATQALDSAAPCLLVAYDTVYPEPLHSLRPIASPFGVAMVLNPQRTEQSLARLEIGWTSNVDTSMADAALESLRRNNPSARSLPLLQQLARGTPDKVVIEYLDTTNLALTVLPCQ, from the coding sequence ATGAGCACGCTTTCCATCCATGTCGACGGCATTGGCCTGTTTGGCCCTGGTCTTTCCGGGTGGAGCACAGCCGTACCCGTGCTGACGGGAGAGCAGGCCTACGTGCCGGCGCCCATGCAGTTGCCGCCCCTGGACGCGCTGCCTGCGGCCGAGCGGCGGCGGGTGGGCACGGCTGTCAAACTTGCCTTGTCCATCGGCTTTGATGCCGTGCGCGGGGCCGGGGCCGACGCCGCTCAACTGGCCACCGTTTTTTCTTCCAGCGCCGGAGACTGCGACAACTGCCACAACCTTCTTGAAGCGCTGGCCTCAGCGGACCGTTCCGTGTCGCCCACACGATTTCACAATTCGGTACACAACGCGGCCTCCGGCTACTGGAGCATTGCTACGGGTTGCATGGCGCCGTCCACCAGCCTGAGCGCCTTTGATGCCACCTTTGCCGCTGCGCTGTTGGAAGCCGCCACCCAGGCGCTGGATAGCGCGGCGCCCTGCCTTCTGGTGGCCTACGACACGGTGTACCCTGAACCGCTTCACAGCTTGCGGCCCATCGCCTCACCCTTTGGCGTGGCCATGGTGCTCAACCCGCAACGCACTGAGCAATCGCTGGCACGGCTGGAAATCGGTTGGACGAGCAATGTGGACACATCCATGGCGGATGCAGCACTGGAATCCCTGCGACGGAACAATCCGTCGGCCCGCAGTCTGCCTTTGCTGCAGCAGCTGGCGCGGGGAACGCCCGACAAGGTGGTGATCGAATACCTGGATACAACGAACCTTGCGCTGACGGTGCTGCCATGCCAATGA
- the hscA gene encoding Fe-S protein assembly chaperone HscA, with product MALLQISEPGQSPNPHQRRVAIGIDLGTTHSLVAAVRNGVAECLPDAQGRVILPSVVRYLDAQRRQIGFEALENQVSDPGNTIASVKRLMGRGLRDVAHADKLPYALVDAPGMVKVQTIAGEKSPVEVSAEILATLRYRAEDTFNDDIFGAVITVPAYFDDAQRQATKDAAQLAGLNVLRLINEPTAAAIAYGLDNASEGVYAVYDLGGGTFDISILRLSAGVFEVLATGGDSALGGDDYDRALADWLLQQSGLTVSSMEDQARLLAAARQCKEALSSEEIVPAEVELASGDMDLSLNREQFETLTAALTQRTMQAVKKVLRDASLTKNDIKGVVMVGGSTRMPQIRDAARAFFEQEPLVNLNPDEVVALGAAIQANQLAGNNPDGDLLLLDVIPLSLGIETMGGLVERIVPRNQTIPTAMAQDFTTYKDGQTALALHVVQGERDMVADCRSLARFELRGIPPMAAGVARIRVTFTVDADGLLSVSAKEQLSGVEAHIDVKPSYGLTDDQIAQMLKDSFSTAQEDMQARALVEARVDADRLLLATRSALAADSALLSEEERLEIDQAMQASEQSLTSTDAAHIEAVSKALAQATESFAAARMNHGIAQALAGKNIETI from the coding sequence ATGGCGCTTTTACAAATTTCCGAGCCTGGGCAGTCACCCAACCCGCATCAGCGGCGCGTGGCCATTGGCATTGATCTGGGTACCACTCATTCCCTGGTGGCAGCTGTTCGCAATGGTGTTGCCGAATGTCTACCAGACGCCCAGGGTCGCGTGATCCTGCCCAGTGTGGTGCGCTACCTGGATGCGCAGCGCCGCCAAATCGGCTTTGAAGCCCTGGAGAACCAGGTGAGTGATCCGGGCAACACGATTGCCTCGGTCAAGCGTTTGATGGGGCGTGGACTGCGGGATGTCGCCCATGCCGATAAGTTGCCGTATGCCTTGGTTGACGCCCCAGGCATGGTGAAAGTGCAGACCATCGCCGGTGAAAAAAGCCCGGTAGAGGTCAGCGCAGAGATTCTGGCGACCTTGCGTTACCGTGCTGAAGACACCTTCAATGACGATATTTTTGGTGCGGTGATCACTGTGCCGGCGTACTTTGACGACGCACAGCGCCAAGCCACCAAAGACGCTGCCCAGTTGGCCGGGTTGAACGTGTTGCGCCTGATCAACGAGCCCACGGCTGCAGCGATTGCTTATGGCCTGGACAACGCTTCCGAGGGCGTGTATGCGGTGTACGACCTGGGTGGTGGCACCTTCGACATCTCCATCCTGCGCTTGTCTGCAGGTGTGTTTGAAGTACTTGCAACCGGCGGCGATTCGGCACTGGGCGGTGACGACTACGACCGCGCACTGGCCGATTGGCTGTTGCAACAAAGCGGCCTGACAGTGAGCTCCATGGAAGACCAGGCACGGCTGCTCGCGGCGGCTCGGCAATGCAAGGAAGCGCTTTCTTCGGAGGAAATTGTTCCGGCAGAAGTGGAGCTTGCCAGTGGCGACATGGATCTGTCACTCAACCGCGAGCAGTTTGAGACTTTGACCGCAGCCTTGACCCAGCGCACCATGCAGGCTGTCAAGAAGGTGCTGCGCGATGCATCCTTGACCAAGAATGACATCAAGGGCGTGGTCATGGTGGGTGGTTCCACCCGCATGCCGCAGATTCGTGACGCCGCCCGCGCGTTCTTTGAGCAGGAGCCGCTGGTCAATCTGAATCCGGATGAAGTGGTGGCCCTGGGCGCTGCCATTCAGGCCAATCAGTTGGCAGGCAACAACCCCGATGGCGACCTGTTGCTGCTGGATGTGATTCCGCTGTCGCTAGGCATTGAAACCATGGGCGGACTGGTGGAGCGCATTGTTCCGCGCAACCAGACCATCCCTACCGCCATGGCGCAGGACTTCACCACCTACAAGGATGGCCAGACGGCGCTGGCGCTGCATGTGGTGCAGGGTGAGCGCGACATGGTGGCCGATTGCCGCAGCCTGGCGCGTTTTGAACTGCGCGGCATTCCTCCCATGGCTGCCGGCGTGGCGCGAATTCGCGTCACCTTCACGGTGGACGCGGATGGGCTCTTGAGCGTGAGCGCCAAGGAGCAGCTCAGCGGCGTGGAAGCCCATATTGATGTCAAGCCTTCCTATGGTCTGACGGATGACCAGATTGCGCAGATGCTCAAGGACAGCTTCAGCACCGCGCAAGAGGACATGCAGGCCCGTGCCCTGGTGGAGGCCCGTGTGGACGCCGATCGCCTGCTGCTGGCAACCCGCAGTGCCCTGGCGGCTGACAGCGCACTGCTGTCCGAAGAGGAGCGCTTGGAGATTGATCAGGCCATGCAGGCCAGCGAGCAGTCTTTGACCAGTACCGATGCGGCCCATATAGAAGCCGTATCCAAGGCTCTGGCGCAGGCCACCGAATCATTTGCGGCCGCCCGCATGAACCATGGCATTGCCCAGGCTCTTGCAGGCAAGAACATAGAAACCATTTAA
- a CDS encoding hemerythrin family protein: protein MSLFVWTQSLATGNPYVDAEHQELVRHVNVVLEAIARKLGGADLCASVEELQNFASEHFSREEREMEHVAYKFAEYHFAAHAELLKQLQEMHDKLQSGQRFEPMAMYRYLTWWVKDHIRLWDVPLAKAMAEREHLASERHFRSASM from the coding sequence ATGAGCTTGTTTGTCTGGACACAGTCCCTTGCCACCGGCAACCCCTATGTTGATGCCGAACACCAAGAGCTGGTGAGGCACGTGAATGTTGTGCTGGAGGCCATTGCGCGCAAGCTGGGTGGCGCCGATCTGTGTGCCAGTGTCGAAGAACTGCAGAACTTCGCCAGTGAGCATTTTTCGCGGGAAGAGCGCGAGATGGAGCACGTTGCCTATAAGTTCGCGGAGTACCACTTTGCAGCGCACGCCGAGTTGCTCAAGCAACTGCAAGAGATGCATGACAAGCTGCAATCGGGCCAGAGATTCGAACCCATGGCCATGTACCGCTATCTGACTTGGTGGGTCAAGGATCACATCCGGCTTTGGGATGTGCCCTTGGCAAAGGCCATGGCGGAAAGAGAGCATCTAGCGTCAGAGCGCCACTTCCGCAGCGCTTCGATGTAG
- a CDS encoding glycosyltransferase family 2 protein, with protein sequence MNTASATHLVLIPSYNPGPRVYQTVREARTRWNPVWVVVDGSSDGTAAGLQEMAKGDDGLKVLVLTQNQGKGAAVLHGIDVAAAAGFTHALCMDSDGQHPAVLIPDFMACSAANPSAMVLGVPVFDASAPALRVYGRKISNGWANLETLWMGIGDSLYGFRVYPIGPLRQIMHDRRWMRRFDFDPEAVVRLCWSGVRPINLPAPVKYLTANEGGVSHFNYWRDNRLLTWMHTRLMLGFVLRLPWLLLRRLVALADRGGAA encoded by the coding sequence GTGAACACTGCATCTGCCACCCATTTGGTCTTGATACCCAGCTACAACCCCGGTCCTCGGGTCTACCAGACCGTGCGTGAAGCGCGCACCCGCTGGAATCCGGTATGGGTGGTGGTGGACGGTAGCAGCGACGGCACGGCGGCGGGATTGCAGGAAATGGCGAAAGGCGACGACGGCCTCAAAGTGCTGGTATTGACGCAGAACCAGGGCAAAGGTGCCGCCGTGTTGCACGGCATTGACGTGGCCGCCGCCGCAGGGTTTACGCATGCCTTGTGCATGGATTCGGATGGTCAACATCCCGCGGTGCTGATCCCGGACTTCATGGCGTGCTCTGCGGCCAACCCTAGTGCAATGGTGCTGGGAGTGCCGGTGTTTGATGCATCGGCACCTGCATTGCGTGTCTATGGGCGCAAAATTTCCAACGGGTGGGCCAATCTGGAAACGCTGTGGATGGGCATTGGTGACTCCTTGTATGGTTTTCGGGTGTATCCCATAGGGCCGTTGCGCCAGATCATGCACGATCGGCGCTGGATGCGGCGATTTGACTTCGACCCGGAGGCCGTGGTGCGCCTTTGCTGGAGCGGCGTTCGACCGATCAATCTGCCTGCACCGGTCAAATACCTGACGGCGAACGAAGGCGGCGTCTCTCATTTCAACTACTGGCGTGATAACCGGCTGCTGACGTGGATGCACACCCGTCTGATGCTGGGCTTTGTCTTGCGCCTTCCGTGGTTGCTGCTGCGACGACTGGTTGCGCTGGCCGATCGTGGAGGTGCTGCCTAG
- the fdx gene encoding ISC system 2Fe-2S type ferredoxin — protein MPIIKILPHPEYCPQGAQVSAPAGTSICEALLENGIAIEHACDMSCACTTCHVVVREGFSSLNELEETEEDLLDRAWGLEPNSRLSCQAILAQKDLVVEIPKYSINHAKENH, from the coding sequence ATGCCCATCATCAAGATACTGCCGCACCCGGAATACTGTCCGCAGGGCGCCCAGGTGTCAGCGCCTGCCGGCACATCCATTTGTGAAGCGCTGCTGGAAAACGGCATTGCCATCGAGCATGCGTGCGATATGAGCTGCGCCTGCACCACCTGCCACGTGGTGGTACGTGAAGGCTTTTCCTCGCTCAACGAGTTGGAGGAGACCGAAGAAGACCTGCTGGACCGGGCCTGGGGACTGGAGCCCAACTCGCGTCTGAGCTGCCAGGCCATCCTCGCGCAAAAGGACTTGGTGGTGGAAATCCCCAAGTACTCCATCAACCACGCCAAAGAAAACCACTAG
- a CDS encoding lysophospholipid acyltransferase family protein, which yields MLATHRTFRKPLVQELISAVFRLFLASCVSCGLMELDLRALDALNGRTRLLLVANHPSMIDVFLVLSRVRRVTCLMKASIGTNLFLAVGAYLAGYVSNRSSERLLREAVAALRSGDLLLAFPEGTRTTRQPLNPIKPGFAVIARRAQAPLQPILLLTNSPYLSKGWKIWRPPQFPVRYQARLGADLPTSVPSCETVEQLQNYYLQAMHCSIDPNLTL from the coding sequence TTGCTGGCCACACATCGTACGTTTCGCAAGCCCTTGGTGCAGGAGTTGATCAGTGCAGTCTTCAGGCTTTTTCTGGCCAGCTGTGTAAGTTGCGGGTTGATGGAGTTGGATCTGCGGGCGTTGGACGCACTCAATGGCCGCACAAGGCTGTTGCTGGTCGCCAACCACCCCAGCATGATCGATGTGTTCCTGGTCTTGTCACGGGTGCGGCGGGTGACCTGTCTGATGAAGGCAAGCATTGGGACCAATCTGTTCCTGGCGGTCGGTGCATACTTGGCCGGATATGTGTCCAATCGCAGTTCCGAGCGCCTTTTGCGCGAAGCCGTTGCCGCACTGCGAAGTGGCGACTTGCTGCTGGCGTTTCCTGAGGGCACCCGCACGACGCGCCAGCCACTCAATCCGATCAAACCAGGGTTTGCCGTGATTGCCAGGCGCGCCCAGGCTCCGCTGCAGCCGATTTTGCTGCTGACCAACTCTCCGTATCTAAGCAAGGGCTGGAAAATTTGGCGCCCCCCGCAGTTTCCGGTGCGTTACCAGGCCAGGCTGGGCGCTGACCTGCCAACATCGGTACCCAGCTGCGAAACGGTCGAGCAACTGCAAAATTACTATCTGCAGGCGATGCACTGCTCAATCGACCCCAACCTGACGCTCTAA
- a CDS encoding polysaccharide deacetylase family protein, with the protein MTGWRPSLFLLTTALLHLAALPLLAMGLWGWALGWLVTLHLLIMAVSLWPRSQWLGPNMLRLPATAARRREVAITIDDGPDPVVTPQVLRILAAHGAKATFFCIGERAARHPELCRSILAAGHTIENHGQTHHMLCSLFGPARWRREVGDAQATLLGITGRRPIYYRAMAGLRNPFLAPVLHALGLQLVTWTRRGYDSRDGNADQVLARLLRQLAAGDILLLHDGHCARTRQGQPVILAVLPRLLEHLSAHHLQAVTLADACATP; encoded by the coding sequence GCTGGCGTCCCTCTCTTTTCCTGCTGACCACAGCGTTGCTGCACCTGGCGGCGCTGCCGCTTCTGGCCATGGGTCTATGGGGGTGGGCATTGGGCTGGCTGGTCACGTTGCACCTGCTGATCATGGCGGTGAGCCTGTGGCCGCGCAGCCAATGGCTGGGGCCCAACATGCTGCGTTTGCCAGCGACCGCTGCGCGCAGACGCGAAGTTGCCATCACCATAGACGACGGCCCTGATCCGGTCGTCACGCCGCAGGTGCTGCGCATCCTGGCTGCCCACGGCGCGAAGGCCACCTTTTTCTGCATTGGCGAACGTGCCGCGCGCCACCCGGAGTTGTGCCGCTCCATTCTTGCCGCGGGCCATACGATCGAAAACCATGGGCAAACGCACCACATGCTGTGTTCGCTGTTTGGGCCGGCTCGGTGGCGCCGCGAAGTGGGTGACGCACAGGCCACACTGCTGGGCATCACGGGGCGCAGGCCGATCTACTATCGCGCCATGGCGGGCTTGCGCAACCCTTTTCTGGCACCGGTGCTGCACGCCTTGGGGCTGCAATTGGTGACGTGGACGCGACGCGGTTACGACAGCCGCGATGGCAACGCCGACCAGGTGCTGGCGCGCTTGCTGCGCCAACTGGCCGCGGGTGACATTTTGCTGTTGCACGACGGCCACTGTGCACGCACGCGCCAGGGTCAGCCTGTCATTCTGGCGGTGCTTCCGCGCCTGCTGGAGCATTTGTCCGCACATCACCTTCAGGCGGTGACGCTTGCCGACGCATGTGCAACGCCCTGA
- the fabG gene encoding 3-oxoacyl-ACP reductase FabG yields the protein MKRALVTGGSGAIGAAICHQLANDGYHVVVHANSQPALAQAVCESIVAAGGSAQALQFNVVDAEATRQALEALLEDGPVQVLVNNAGIHDDAVFPGMRPDQWHSVIDVSLHGFFNVTQPLSMPMIRSRWGRIISVSSIAGITGNRGQTNYAAAKGGLHAATKSLALELASRGITVNAVAPGIIDTAMSSGSFNEAAIARMVPMKRAGTAQEVAHLVSFLASERAAYITGQIISINGGMA from the coding sequence ATGAAACGTGCTTTGGTTACAGGGGGAAGCGGTGCGATTGGCGCCGCCATCTGCCACCAGTTGGCCAACGATGGCTACCATGTGGTGGTTCATGCCAATAGCCAACCGGCCTTGGCCCAGGCCGTGTGTGAGTCCATTGTCGCGGCTGGCGGGTCGGCCCAAGCCCTGCAGTTCAACGTGGTGGATGCCGAAGCGACGCGTCAGGCGCTGGAGGCGCTGCTGGAAGACGGCCCAGTACAAGTGCTGGTGAACAATGCCGGAATTCACGATGACGCAGTATTTCCAGGCATGCGCCCCGACCAATGGCACAGCGTCATCGACGTATCGCTCCACGGTTTCTTCAACGTCACCCAGCCATTGTCCATGCCCATGATTCGCAGTCGCTGGGGTCGCATCATTTCCGTCTCGTCGATCGCCGGCATCACCGGCAACCGTGGACAAACCAATTACGCGGCAGCCAAGGGAGGCCTGCATGCTGCCACCAAGTCCCTGGCGCTGGAGCTGGCAAGCAGAGGCATCACGGTGAATGCCGTGGCGCCAGGCATCATCGATACCGCCATGAGCAGCGGCAGCTTCAACGAAGCGGCCATTGCACGCATGGTGCCCATGAAGCGCGCCGGCACGGCACAGGAAGTGGCACACCTCGTCTCTTTTCTGGCATCGGAGCGAGCGGCCTACATCACAGGCCAGATCATCTCGATCAACGGCGGCATGGCCTAG